GATGACGGATGCGCTGCGCGCGCTCGTGCCGTCGATCGACGCCGCGCTCGGCCAGCACGTCGCGCCCTACCCAGCATCCCAGGTGCGCCTGTCGGCCGGACCGATCATGGCCGCCGTCGACGAGCTCATCGTCACGGTGCACGGCCGCGGCGGCCACGGCTCGCAGCCCGAGACGACGATCGACCCCGTCGTGATCGCCGCGTCGATCGTGCTGCGCCTGCAGACGATCGTGAGCCGCGAGGTGCCGTCGTCGCAGCAGGCGGTCGTGACGGTCGGCACGATCCACGCGGGCACGAAGTCGAACATCATCGCCGAGACCGCGCGGCTCGGGCTCAGCATCCGCACGTACGACGAGACGGTGCGCGCGCAGATCCACGCCGCCATCGAGCGCATCGTGCAGGCCGAGTGCCAGGCCGCCGGAGCGACGCAGCCGGCGACGATCGAGCACACGCTGTGGGCGCCCGTCACCGACAACGACCCCGGCGTCGTCGGCACGCTGCAGCCCGCGTTCGACGCGGAGTTCGGCGGCGACGTCGTGCCGATGGAGCGCCTGTCGGGCTCGGAGGACTTCTCGGAGCTCGCCGCCGCGTACGGCGCGCCCTACTGCTTCTGGTTCACGGGAGGCATCGACGACGCGCGCCACGCGGCCGCGGTCGAGGCCGGCACGGTGCTCACCGACATCCCCACGAACCACTCCCCCGCGTTCGTGCCCGTGCTGCAGCCCACGCTCGACACCGCGGTGCGCGCCATGACGACCGCGGTGCTCGCGCACCTCGGCCGCTGACGCGCCCGCGGGCGACGCGGGTCAGGATGCGTCGGGCTGCTCGACCGGCGTGAGGCGGAAGATCGGGAAGACGCGGCCCTCGGCGGTCGCCTCGTAGCCGGCGAACGACGGCCCGGCCTGCTTGAACGTCTCCCAGACGCGGTCGCGCTCGGCGCCCTCGAGCTCGGTGACCGCCACGCGCACGACGCGGATGGGCTCGCCCAGGTCGCCGGCGACCTCGAGGTCGATCGCGGACGCGCGGCGCAGACCGAAGGTCCACGCCGGGTGCTTCGGCGAACCCGCGGCGCTGGCGACGACGTGCCACGAGCCGTCTTCCTCGAGCGCCATGAGCGGCGTCAGCGCGATGGTGCCGTCCTTCTTGGGGATGTGCAGGAGGCCGAGCGAGCGGCC
The sequence above is a segment of the Agrococcus jejuensis genome. Coding sequences within it:
- a CDS encoding nitroreductase/quinone reductase family protein, whose amino-acid sequence is MAFNDMIIDAFRTGEGEVHEPVDFGRSLGLLHIPKKDGTIALTPLMALEEDGSWHVVASAAGSPKHPAWTFGLRRASAIDLEVAGDLGEPIRVVRVAVTELEGAERDRVWETFKQAGPSFAGYEATAEGRVFPIFRLTPVEQPDAS
- a CDS encoding amidohydrolase, whose translation is MRVLDDLASVRPFTEELYKHLHAHPELSDREHETAKRMAAELRATGIDEVHEGVGASTGVVGIVRNGDGPTILVRADMDGLPVVEDDVVEYRSTQTAEVDGGIVGVMHACGHDVHMATLQGSVRLLVQHRDAWSGTLVVVFQPAEETVAGARAMTDALRALVPSIDAALGQHVAPYPASQVRLSAGPIMAAVDELIVTVHGRGGHGSQPETTIDPVVIAASIVLRLQTIVSREVPSSQQAVVTVGTIHAGTKSNIIAETARLGLSIRTYDETVRAQIHAAIERIVQAECQAAGATQPATIEHTLWAPVTDNDPGVVGTLQPAFDAEFGGDVVPMERLSGSEDFSELAAAYGAPYCFWFTGGIDDARHAAAVEAGTVLTDIPTNHSPAFVPVLQPTLDTAVRAMTTAVLAHLGR